catattttttttaaagttgcgCTGTCGATTTATACCGACGAATCGGGTCACATGATCATATACTTGTATATGATTGGTTGAAGCTAGTTCTCGGCGCGCAAACTGAAACTGAACTGTAGAACTGTTGTGATTTTTGCAAACTTTGAACATGGAGGCTGAAGATGAGCTGAATAGACTCGCGTTAATACTTCAGCAAAGCCAGGAAAAGTTCCTAGAATGGACGGGAGAAGGTTTCAGGAATCAGATTATTGAACAGTCTTATCAACACGAACGTGAGATAAAGACAGGGAAAGGTATAGTTCCTCAAAAGCTTCTTACTTTCACGGCATAAGACACTTTACTGTAAGcttcatgaaataaaaatatgtttccTAGTAGAGGGAGTAAGAAGAGAAAGTTTTCTATAAGCGTTCAATCTGAACACTTTCTAAAGCACATTGCTAGTGTCACCGATCCTCTTAATTGTTGATAGTAGAGCACTATTTATAATACTCGTTATATTCTTATGTCCAGAAAAAATAGCCGAACTGGAAGAAAAAATCAAGCAGTACAATGAAGAAACAGACAGAAAGCTACAAGGTTGTTTAATGTGTTCTCTCTTACTATGAATAGCTTTTGCCAAGTGATAAATACATGGAGAGGCAGAAACCCGGGGGGCAGGGGTTCTTCAAAGTAAAAGTGATAATGATGCTAGTCGGGAAATTCGAAAATACCCCTGCAcaaccaaaaattgctacctAAAAAtataccatttctaagagaaaatcCTATTTTTTCTTGGATACCTCTTAAAAATACCCCTGCAcaaccaaaaattgctacctAAAAAtataccatttctaagagaaaagcctattttttcttggataccccctaaaaatactcCTGCACAACCAAAAGTGCTTAGTGCACTGTGTCAATAAAATACACAAGGGTGAACCCTTCAAGTTTGAGTTTTCTTATGTGATGAATTAATTTTCGATCATATTCAAGGACCCCCAAATGGTCTTTGGCAAGCACTTGCGAGCTTACGTTTTTTTATGTGAGACGGAGCATTTTAGTTGTTGAATAAATCAAGCAGCAAGCACATCGAAAAATACAATGCGAGCAggttggaaaaaaaatgtgcgaGCATGCGAACATTAGACGAAACTGCCTGCaatcgaaatttcgggggaccattTAGGGGCCCTTATTTATAGTATAATATCTTATTAAAATATCTAATTTGTCAACATTTCcttcttcattttcaatcCCATAAAGCCATACAGCAACAACAAAGTGAGGTTGAAGATCTTGAAAAACAGCTGCAAGACCTGCAATTATCTGCCCAGGTACTAGCAGAGCAGCGTGACAACGACAAAGACCACCTTCAAATGTTGGAACAGCAAATCAGTAGAGAAAACAAAGGTTAGGGGTTAACTCAGTGACAGCTTGGcagggaaaataaatatttgtttacCTCGGCACAGACAAATTGCCATTGAAAACAAAAGTTAGAGACTTCTCAATAATAGATGGACTGATGAGGAGAACAAAGCTTAGATACTCTACAATCGATAGACTGACATTGGAAATAAAGATTGTGCAGTTTCACAAACTGATAACCATGGTTAACAAATGTTAGAGACTCAATCACAGATTAGATTCAATTGAAAACAAAAGTTGAATAAGTAACAGATTGACAGGGAAAATAAAGTGCCAACAATGACTGCTGATTCTCTTTGAATGCTCTTGCAGATATCATGGACAAGGAGGAAGCTGCTAAGGCCAAACTGGAGCATTTTCAAAAAGGTTCTGAGCTCTTCAGGAAGTCCTTAGGGTTGGAATTCAAAAAGATTGATGGTGAGAATAATTGATATTATCTGATTGTATTAGTGGTGGGAGAAGTGACATTGTCAGATATTGAGAACACAATAGATTCTATCCATGACATTGCAAACCAATATATTTGGAAAAATAAGCACATATGtattagttaaaaaaaaatggtattCAATCAAACTCTTGTCTctaaaggaatcttcaaagTAGGATCTTTGTTTTACCAACAAGGTTCAATACTAACAACTTTCTGTGGTGCAACTTACCTTTTTGGATGCTTTTGTCATAAAAGGAATAGCACAAACTTACTTTAATTAATGACTTCTTTGAGAAATCATCCCTAGACTGGAACAAGATCTACATATCTTTTACCATTACAAtgttcaacagaaacaaaattattagAATTCCAATTTAAAATCTTACACTGTATAACCTTGGGGTTGGGGAGGGGATATTAACAGAATGTATGGGAaatctgaaataaataaagggaaaaaaatctaaaaaaaaaaagatttcccTAGGAAAAAAAGACATTATCTTTTTGCTTGGAGCTGACCTACTCTTGTTTGTTTAATAGATGATCACCTGCAGTTTGTGTTCAAATACATTGACCCTAACGACTGGGAGAGACCTTTCACTTTCACAGTCCGCATAGACAGCAATGATAGGAGCTACAAAGGTAATGCAAATAGTCGACCTGTTTATAATGCTGCTTTGAAGAGGAGGGAGTAAAATGTGTCATTTTGGGGGAACCAAGGGTGTTTCAGACAAGTGGAACATTTGAACCACTACACCTGGGATCCCCAAGGATAAAGGAGTATTGATTAGGGACCATAAAGTGCTACAGATTGTATTAGATTGTATTGCATAGTATCAATAGTTTGTCACATGGTTCACAAAGTCATAAAACTATTGATATCATGTTTTGATTTTACAGTTAAGGACTGCATGCCAGAAATCCAAGATTTGGACAAAATGGTAGAAGAGCTGAACAGCAGTGGCCATTTCTCTAAATTTGTTTATAAAGTAAGGAACAAATTCAAGGAGTTAGCTAAAAAATCTGTAATAGTGCAAGACTAACAGTTATGTGAGCTTTTTGATGAGTCAAATATTTTAGACAGGGGTAACTACTTTGGCAATgtcaagaaaaagacaaatctGAAGAGAAAGAGGAGTATGCAATTAACCATTTTGTAAATAGGCTATACTTTGTTTGCTATTAAATGTGTTGTTTCTAATACAAAATTATAttcaatgtatttttttaattagcaTTAGGTTCTCAGCACCCTTGTCATGATACACAAAtaacaacaatttttttatttaaatctGCCGTTCACCAGAGCCAGTAATTATCCTAACGTCAATTGTACAAGAATATATTCTCTAATTTTAAATGTGATAAACCTGCTTGAACCCTAACATAGCATTTATTCCAATTTATTCCATCACTTGGCACTTCTAATTTCTCTTCCCCCTATAAAAAAGTATCTCATGTCATGAACCGATAATTTGACTGTGTGCAGAACTTTCAATTCATGCACCAAGCCTAAATATCATCCTAACTCAAAAGCACATGGTAGGTTGCTAAAATTACTATATGCTACAAATACAGCCTCAAATATATTCCCTTATGGTACAGTGTTTACTAAAGGCACAAAGTATAAAATACAAGTGCTATCAATTGCAGTATATTAAATATCTATTTAGTTTTTGCATCAGCAATTTTAAAATGACTAATGTGCATTATAAGATGGATTGTTATTATTTCACTACCGCATCATCATAGTATTTACCTAGTAATGAGAGGTAATACATTTTCCTGGCTTGTTATTTTGCCAAATGTGGCTTATTGGGATGATGtttgaaatattatttattccAATCAACAAAAAGCATTAATACCTTTGGTCAGCTGATAAGTCTATGGATCAGGTTTTCTGTGATGACACCATCCACTGACTTCAAGCAGGCCAAAAGTAATTTCACCCCAGTAGTATTATTTCATTCAATTTAAAACTGTTTAATACTAGAGTGTTTCTAAATAACAGAATTCGCATACTTCTCCTTCAAATCTCTTCTACATATGAAGCTGGAAATATCCCTTGCTGATTATTAAGGTCCCCTTGCCACCAGCCATTATCTAGTCGTGCTGTCACAGTGATAATGTCTCCTGGGTGTATCGTCAATTCATCACTTTGTGTTGCTTGATAGTCATAAATTGCCTTGCACTGACACAGGACTGTAAAGTAAGGCAACCAAGGCTTAGTATTACTACCCTGTGTACAGGAGCTAGCCATTTTTTGGTTTCAAGAGCAGTTATTATCCTGTGAATATGGGAACTCATTCAGGGCTTGTTTTGCTATGGCCGCACGTGTGAGTGCAGGGCAGACAAGGCTCTTGCGTGGCCATGTGGCTATGGTAAAATTTACTCACCTGTTCCATCAGGTTGGAAATCATCAAACTCATCATCTGTCAAGGAAAGACATGATGGTCAATTATTCCCATCTTTCTAAAGGCTCATTCTTCACAAAGTGCCATCTTCATATCAAAATGATAAACATGATGCATGGTACAAGGTTTTCTGTTCAATATTATTAGTAGCAGCCATTTGAAATAAGGTGTATCATGAGAATACATCACAAACTTCATATTTTCCATCTTTCCATTTACCATACCTAATTGATCGTCGCTTTCATATCCACCAGGGCTCTTTACCAAGTCTAGGGGCTTCCGGAGAGTGCTTTGCACAGttccctaaaagaacacaaaaAAGTTTAATCTGTGACACTTTCAACTCCCCAAGCACCTGTTATTTCAGCACAACCTGTTAAACCATGAACACCAAAAATATGTGTGGAAGGATTATTGTCTGATGAACCAGTAAGAATTCAGGCACCGAGACTTGTAAGACATGTTTCTATTTGACTGTTTGCGAATCTAGCATATTATTGGTTTACTCAAACATTCCATGTATATATTTCCactattttaattttaaaaaactaTTAAAATAGTTTTACTGGTCAGGATGTCTTTCTAGGCACTAAGAGTATACAAAGAATGACTAGAGGAAGCTTTTTCtatcattattttgttttatatttgccAAGGAGTGTACCTGTTTGTCTCTGGTTGACGTTATATAGTCCATCAGTGGATGTTGGGGCTGTGAGTTGCCAGTGAGCTTGGCTAAAGAGCACTGCAGTTTGTAGGAGCTCGCTTGTAAGCTGTCAATCACTGCATTGACCTGTACAGATAACATTCAACTTCTATTATATTAAAAGACAATAGGGGATATTAACAGTAGTGTTTGTGGGGTCATACAAAGATGGTTACTTCATATGGATAAGGCTTTTTAAATATACTCAGCAGcggtgtagccaggatttttaataggagggggcccaaaagggactttcaaggcattttctcctgtattttagatatctcatacatttttttggctacgcccctgctcAGCCATATATGCATGCGCTAAGGGGCATCCTTGGATATCCAGTTGACTTTAGCTAAAGGGCCACAAGCCCCTCATgttaccgtaaatgatctaataaatgcCCGGggcttttatttaattttgacAGTCAGAGGGGGGGGAGATGGCCTTTATAGATAGGAGGCATTTGTTTAGAGGGGCATTCTTCCCAAACTATAAAATttaacaaacccaagtgcagtgggttctagtctcagtcaggatcatgttaaattatagcctgcgtagcaagcatttcttgacattaagTCTCACCCAGTAAGAGCCAAAATctaattaatttaatttttgcaaaatgtcgtttgtttttaagttGAGGGAAGGGGTATAAATAGAGGGGAGCATTTGTTAGAGAGGGGCATTCATTACAAACTTAGGGGGGGGGCATTTATTAAATCTTTTACGGTAGGTATCATATAAGCTAGGGATGGGTGTAAGGGATGCCCTACTCCTATACTGCATTAACATTGAGAATAAACCAAACAAACACACAGAAAATATAAGAAAGCCTTGATATCCATAACATACTGTAAATCATCACACAATAGCCACAGTATTTTGAGAAATGCTCACAGCGTAAACATGTTTCAGTATGAGTATGAACACAGCAAAAGTACATACATGGGTTATCTGCATAGCTACATCATTTTGGGTTTCTTGGTTACAGTATTCGGGAGTAGCTGAATATGTGTCCATTAGATTTACCACACCTGcaataatcatcaaaaataataatcaaaaatTTAAAAGAGGAAGTGGGAAAAATCTTCACAATTATGTACATGGCAGTGGCTGGATCGTGTCTAGCAAAAGACCATAAGAGtgtgattaaaaaaattaaactacATTATTACtaatattatattatcattattatcatcatcattattaataTTACCATAGATACCAGGCTAAATGTGCACTATAAAAGGATGTGCTTTATGCAAGCTGTTATTTGGAATTGGAGAAGAGCTTTGTAGAAAGAAATCAAGTTTATTGATTGGTGCAGGCACAAAAAAAGTgtgaggagctttcccttttatagcatGTGTTCATGTTTAAAAAACATACCTGTTTTagctttcttttctttttcaagtTCAGATGCTAAAATCTTAATTTTAGCATTGAGTGCTTCTTTTCTCCGTTCAAAATTgaaattattttctaaatCTTCCTCCTGAAAGCATTTGTACAAAACACCAGTTATTTGTTAAACAATATAAATTCCATCAATGGAAGAAGACATGTGCAATATGAAGAAAGACTAATTAGATCATATTTATGATAGAAATCATAATTTCTCTGCATGTTACATTTCTCTGCATCTTACATAGCAATCATATAACGTCTGGTCAGAGGGACCTCTTGGTGACCCCTTGACATCAGCAATAGTATTGACGTCTTCCTTTGGTGATATTTGAGATGCTTCATGCTGTATGCTCTCATACACCTGAAAAGGGTCATAAGAAATTATTAGGCTACATGCACAAAAAACACaagtgactttttgagtgtcAAAttcaagccccccccccaaaaaaaaacaaaaacaaacagaaatgACAATGCCAACATGCCagagaaagaaaataacaacaacaaaatcttgTGCAATGAAAATAAGTCCTTTCAGATGTACAAACTTTTGTAAGCTCTGGATAAGTTGCATTTTGTTGATGTTATTTCGCTGTTAAAAGCCAGAGCATCCAAAAGTTTTTCTCCTAAGAAGGTCACATGATTTTTTAGTGCAAGCTAACATCTGAGTACTCCTCCACCTGATAGAGTTACTTCCTTGTTCATGTATCTACCTGTTGCAGCTCAGGGATGACTGCTGCTAGCATGTTTCCATAAAGAGAAAACATGTCTTTAAGATGGCCCACTCTCTCTTCCTCAAGCTTTTCACatgtctttaaaaaataatgaccATGTCCTTATTAGATGAATATGTTTGAACAATAGTAGAATCCCTCCTGTTCAAATTTGGATAATTCCCTAtcaacccattgactcctatTTTTTCACAGAACTCACACACACTATGATTCTCATTTCAGttgttcctgttttttttggaTATGGTGCATCACACATAATGGATAACAATACTTTGTTCATGATTTAAATGATGAACCAAAGAGCCTTAAATCAAATCCTTGTTTACACacactgattttttttcttcctccaGAGTTTACTTCTATTGTACGTATTCCATTCCATTatatttcaatttattcaataGGGCCAAAAATCTAAATTCAGGGATTCAAGGAGGCATGTGCCCCCCATCCCTTCAGGATTAATAAGTATAGGAAGCTATAAGAACCGCCTAACTGCCCTCCACCATATGTCATGTTCTGAATAATTAGGCTTCAAGATCCCCCACTTCTGCcccatccccctctcccccacacCCTTCATAGTTTG
The sequence above is a segment of the Nematostella vectensis chromosome 2, jaNemVect1.1, whole genome shotgun sequence genome. Coding sequences within it:
- the LOC5515820 gene encoding nostrin, whose amino-acid sequence is MTRFEESFWEQKGYEELRKSCRQGSDFCKEIAAIFNERSKIELSYADSLSKLSVKAQKLLAKDVVGTLKSSWEKISWNIESEADIHRTLANQLHGEAAKQIKAFVETQSKTRKPVEVEVEKAYKNFSDRLSDSLKKKGASHSKSKEVETLHDQMEDTKQGKGKAVSDKDITKLEAKIKKGMESAIKADKDYREMYMKTERTRLEWEATMSKYCQTCEKLEEERVGHLKDMFSLYGNMLAAVIPELQQVYESIQHEASQISPKEDVNTIADVKGSPRGPSDQTLYDCYEEDLENNFNFERRKEALNAKIKILASELEKEKKAKTGVVNLMDTYSATPEYCNQETQNDVAMQITHVNAVIDSLQASSYKLQCSLAKLTGNSQPQHPLMDYITSTRDKQGTVQSTLRKPLDLVKSPGGYESDDQLDDEFDDFQPDGTVLCQCKAIYDYQATQSDELTIHPGDIITVTARLDNGWWQGDLNNQQGIFPASYVEEI
- the LOC5515759 gene encoding kinetochore protein Spc25 — its product is MEAEDELNRLALILQQSQEKFLEWTGEGFRNQIIEQSYQHEREIKTGKEKIAELEEKIKQYNEETDRKLQAIQQQQSEVEDLEKQLQDLQLSAQVLAEQRDNDKDHLQMLEQQISRENKDIMDKEEAAKAKLEHFQKGSELFRKSLGLEFKKIDDDHLQFVFKYIDPNDWERPFTFTVRIDSNDRSYKVKDCMPEIQDLDKMVEELNSSGHFSKFVYKVRNKFKELAKKSVIVQD